Proteins encoded in a region of the Myxococcus guangdongensis genome:
- a CDS encoding sigma-54-dependent transcriptional regulator, with protein sequence MDRIAVLVVDDEESVRTFLSELLGSAGYQVRCASSGAQALEMLAGGSFDAVLLDVVMPEMSGLEVLRRYRGQGGNAPVVVLSGLTGADDAVRAMKMGASDYLSKPLGNDELQDALARALGTRAPERQPVVQGVAPRPVVDTGADARVLISTSPSMRRARALVERIANENVPVLLLGESGTGKEVIAREIHSRSQRRGRPFIKVNCAALPGELLESELFGHERGAFTGATAEKPGKFELADQGTIFLDEIGEMAIRLQAKLLQVLQDEEFFRVGGKKSVRVDSRVVVATNRDLEKEIALGNFREDLYYRLNVVAIRLPPLRERREDVMPLTDHFLKKYGRQYISGVNELPTEVLQAFADYDWPGNVRELENMVRRLCVLKDPTLVLDELHGEGRAPASAPSLPTAYAGDDSVYGGRGMEEPMRAPQAASVQVLEMPSRNVAGATALSHMQSHAPAPVVHEPLNSVIPAPRYVNPFDVPQPPPPPPPTGELSLKDIGKRAAMLAEREAILAMLQRTAWNKRRAAGKLRISYKALLYKIKECGIIDPRSSAEL encoded by the coding sequence ATGGATCGGATCGCGGTGCTGGTGGTGGATGACGAGGAGTCGGTTCGCACCTTCCTGTCCGAGTTGCTTGGCAGCGCGGGCTATCAGGTGCGCTGTGCGTCCAGTGGCGCGCAGGCGCTGGAGATGCTCGCGGGGGGCTCGTTCGACGCGGTGTTGTTGGACGTCGTCATGCCGGAGATGAGCGGCCTGGAGGTGCTGCGTCGCTACCGGGGGCAGGGGGGCAATGCCCCCGTCGTCGTCCTCAGCGGCCTGACGGGCGCGGATGACGCGGTGCGGGCCATGAAGATGGGCGCCAGCGACTACCTGTCCAAGCCGTTGGGCAATGACGAGCTGCAGGACGCGCTGGCTCGCGCGCTGGGGACCCGTGCCCCGGAGCGTCAACCGGTGGTCCAGGGCGTCGCGCCCCGGCCGGTGGTGGACACGGGGGCGGATGCGCGGGTGCTCATCTCCACGTCGCCGTCCATGCGTCGCGCGCGCGCTCTGGTGGAGCGCATCGCGAACGAGAATGTTCCGGTGCTGCTCCTGGGCGAGTCCGGCACGGGCAAGGAGGTCATCGCGCGCGAAATCCATTCGCGCAGCCAGCGCCGTGGCCGTCCGTTCATCAAGGTGAACTGCGCGGCGCTGCCGGGTGAGCTCCTGGAGAGCGAGCTGTTCGGCCACGAGCGCGGCGCCTTCACGGGCGCCACGGCGGAGAAGCCCGGCAAGTTCGAGCTGGCCGACCAGGGCACCATCTTCCTGGACGAGATTGGCGAGATGGCCATCCGGCTGCAGGCCAAGCTGCTCCAGGTGCTGCAGGACGAGGAGTTCTTCCGCGTCGGTGGCAAGAAGAGCGTGCGCGTGGACAGCCGCGTGGTGGTGGCCACCAACCGCGACCTCGAGAAGGAGATTGCCCTGGGCAACTTCCGCGAGGACCTCTACTACCGCCTCAACGTCGTGGCCATCCGGCTGCCGCCCCTGCGCGAGCGGCGCGAGGACGTGATGCCGCTGACGGACCACTTCCTCAAGAAGTACGGCCGTCAGTACATCTCCGGCGTCAACGAGCTGCCCACCGAGGTGCTCCAGGCCTTCGCGGACTACGACTGGCCGGGCAACGTGCGCGAGCTGGAGAACATGGTCCGCCGGCTGTGCGTGCTGAAGGACCCGACGCTGGTGCTCGACGAGCTCCACGGCGAGGGCCGCGCTCCCGCGAGCGCCCCGTCGCTGCCCACCGCGTACGCTGGCGACGACAGCGTCTACGGTGGACGGGGCATGGAGGAGCCCATGCGCGCGCCGCAGGCCGCGTCCGTCCAGGTGCTGGAGATGCCCTCGCGCAACGTGGCCGGCGCCACGGCCCTGTCCCATATGCAGTCGCATGCGCCGGCGCCCGTGGTGCACGAGCCGCTCAACTCGGTGATTCCGGCGCCGCGCTACGTCAACCCGTTCGACGTGCCCCAGCCTCCGCCTCCGCCCCCGCCGACGGGCGAGCTGTCGCTGAAGGACATCGGCAAGCGCGCGGCGATGCTGGCCGAGCGCGAGGCCATCCTGGCGATGCTCCAGCGCACCGCGTGGAACAAGCGGCGCGCGGCCGGCAAGCTGCGCATCAGCTACAAGGCGCTGCTCTACAAGATCAAGGAGTGCGGAATCATCGACCCGCGCTCCAGCGCGGAGCTGTAG
- a CDS encoding GNAT family N-acetyltransferase produces the protein MTPPLVLLGSGYTLTRLAVGQAQAGREVLATTRDPARREELQRAGVRVASLEDALLQTKGAHGVVSIPPEAGLDVALAQALAAQPPARLMYLSSTGVYGGARGVVDEDTPVDVTWPASLPRLEAESRYLPLGAMVLRIAGIYGPGRGAHSRLLSGNLRLPDKGGRISRIHVDDLGAAILAVLERGTPGALYCAADDRAAPLEETVTWLSHRLGMRPPPRVPLETLHESLRGDRAISNERLKELGWTPRYPDFVQGFTAVLQEEGRSSGEGDVAIRPIFPSEVEDFFALRLRALKEHPESFGASFEEDSQLSLEVMRAKLEPSDSQRVLGAYDGTKLVGMVGVRREPRHKSAHKAFVWGMYVSGEAQSRGLGRRLLQAAIAEGRKLPGVEQLLLAVVAGNTSAHELYRSVGFQTYGVEPRALKIAGAYVDEELMVLTF, from the coding sequence ATGACGCCACCACTCGTCCTCCTGGGCTCTGGATACACGCTGACCCGGCTCGCAGTCGGCCAGGCCCAGGCGGGACGCGAGGTGCTCGCGACCACGCGAGACCCCGCCCGCCGCGAGGAGCTCCAGCGCGCGGGCGTCCGCGTCGCCTCGCTGGAGGACGCGCTCCTCCAGACGAAGGGCGCGCACGGGGTCGTCTCGATTCCGCCCGAGGCCGGGCTCGACGTGGCCCTGGCCCAGGCGCTGGCGGCCCAGCCTCCCGCGCGGCTGATGTACCTGTCCTCCACGGGCGTCTACGGCGGCGCGCGCGGCGTGGTGGACGAGGACACGCCGGTGGACGTCACCTGGCCCGCGTCGCTGCCGCGCCTGGAGGCCGAGTCTCGCTACCTGCCGCTCGGCGCGATGGTGCTGCGCATCGCCGGCATCTACGGCCCGGGGCGCGGCGCGCACTCGCGGCTGCTCTCCGGCAACCTCCGGCTCCCGGACAAGGGCGGGCGCATCTCCCGCATCCACGTCGACGACCTGGGCGCGGCCATCCTCGCGGTGCTCGAGCGCGGCACGCCAGGGGCGCTCTACTGCGCGGCGGATGACCGGGCCGCGCCGCTGGAGGAGACCGTCACCTGGCTGTCGCACCGGCTGGGCATGAGGCCTCCGCCCCGCGTGCCCCTGGAGACGCTGCACGAGTCGCTCCGGGGCGACCGGGCCATCTCCAACGAGCGGCTCAAGGAGCTGGGCTGGACGCCGCGCTACCCGGACTTCGTCCAGGGCTTCACCGCGGTGCTCCAGGAGGAGGGGCGCTCGAGCGGGGAGGGTGACGTCGCCATCCGCCCCATCTTCCCCTCGGAGGTGGAGGACTTCTTCGCCCTGCGGCTGCGCGCGCTGAAGGAGCACCCGGAGTCGTTCGGCGCCTCGTTCGAGGAGGATTCGCAGCTCTCGCTCGAGGTGATGCGCGCGAAGCTGGAGCCGAGCGACTCGCAGCGCGTGCTCGGCGCCTACGACGGGACGAAGCTGGTGGGCATGGTGGGCGTGCGCCGGGAGCCGCGACACAAGAGCGCGCACAAGGCCTTCGTCTGGGGCATGTACGTCTCGGGTGAGGCGCAGTCGCGCGGGCTGGGACGCAGGCTGCTCCAGGCCGCCATCGCCGAGGGGCGCAAGCTGCCCGGCGTCGAGCAGCTCCTGCTCGCCGTCGTCGCCGGCAACACCTCCGCCCACGAGCTGTACCGCTCCGTCGGCTTCCAGACCTACGGCGTCGAGCCCCGGGCCTTGAAGATCGCCGGCGCCTACGTGGACGAGGAGCTGATGGTCCTCACCTTCTAG
- a CDS encoding ActD protein: MALCTPDWLLERIALGELSPDALADARARLEREPHGTARLARLEADSAQTLARHPPEGFAREVGRRARTADVQREHAARYPGWHGLSMGLPVAASLVLLMLSAQPERGGEPPALMPARVELLEETVGIKGDARLLVYRQHDGATELLPDRTRARRGDLLQLSYLAGGRRYGTVVSVDGRGAVTLHHPTTLVGSTRLQKGDAVSLAHSYELDDAPAFERFFFVTSDSPIDVGLVLESARQLARQPTEASTRPLPLPGTLAQTSFTLEKVP; encoded by the coding sequence ATGGCCCTGTGCACCCCTGACTGGCTGCTGGAGCGGATTGCCCTGGGCGAGCTGTCCCCGGACGCGCTCGCCGACGCTCGCGCCCGGCTGGAGCGCGAGCCCCACGGGACGGCCCGGCTGGCGCGACTGGAGGCGGACTCGGCCCAGACGCTGGCCCGCCATCCCCCCGAGGGCTTCGCCCGGGAAGTCGGCCGCCGCGCCCGCACCGCGGACGTCCAGCGCGAGCACGCGGCGCGCTACCCGGGCTGGCATGGGCTGTCCATGGGGCTGCCCGTGGCGGCGTCGCTGGTGCTGCTCATGCTGTCGGCCCAGCCTGAACGGGGGGGCGAGCCCCCGGCGCTGATGCCCGCGAGGGTGGAGCTGCTGGAGGAGACGGTCGGCATCAAGGGCGACGCGCGGCTCCTGGTGTACCGGCAGCACGACGGCGCCACGGAGCTGCTCCCGGACCGCACGCGCGCCCGGCGTGGGGACCTGCTCCAGCTGAGCTACCTCGCCGGTGGGCGGCGCTACGGGACGGTGGTGTCCGTGGATGGCCGGGGCGCGGTGACGCTGCACCACCCCACCACGCTGGTGGGGAGCACCCGGCTCCAGAAGGGGGACGCGGTGTCGCTCGCGCACTCGTACGAGCTCGACGACGCCCCCGCCTTCGAGCGCTTCTTCTTCGTCACCTCGGATTCACCCATCGATGTGGGCCTCGTGCTGGAGTCCGCGCGGCAGCTCGCACGTCAGCCCACCGAGGCGAGCACCCGGCCGCTCCCGCTTCCGGGTACCCTGGCCCAGACATCCTTCACGTTGGAGAAGGTGCCGTGA
- a CDS encoding caspase family protein — protein MARSLLFLSLLLPTLATAAPAGTPSSNPVAVRRFALLVGVNDGGPGRAKLRYAVTDANAFGQVLEELGGVQRQDRMMLLEGDRKALESALARFKAMVAAGKTPGGRTEALIYYSGHSDEEGLLLHQDRFGYRELRQALEQLPADVRIAILDSCASGTLARSKGGVRRPAFLVDTSTAVRGHAILTSSSEDEVSQESDRIGGSFFTHNLVSGLRGAADATGDGRVTLHEAYQFAFHETLARTERTRAGAQHPAYDIELAGTGELVMTDLRSTSAVLVMDENVEGRLFIRDEPGRLVVELNKLAGRSTELGLQPGRYTVTRESRGASSQAVLTVGDAGRTVLAHTAFVAMQGEMTAMRGGGAPMASAQGPMVEPVARRNYRFINLGLAPKLQTNDLWSGEGEMGNSLSVSLGVATMGRLDGFAMALGANLSSGELHGVQTALGGNVVRDIMEGAQLSVGGNWVSGKAEGLQASVGLNMASQGGRLGQLSVGANVSRASLQGVQMAVGSSWVNGDMDGFQAAVGLSWVSGAMRGVQMSVGTSRVSSIQGAQVSLLNVGGDVRGAQVGLVNIAGKMNGLQLGIINVANNLESGVPVGLLNIVRNGQFHVEAYGNDFNYANLALKVGSRYLYTTLVVGMGAVPDHRGPSHWTTGVGLGGHVPLTERLYFDVDVVSNTLHEWGGALADNRMLHQGRLMVGYAFAPRFAVFAGPTFNVLHATDGEPVTALSRFSKSSDRDVLMWTGVQAGLRL, from the coding sequence ATGGCGCGGTCACTCCTGTTCCTGTCCCTGTTGCTTCCCACCCTGGCCACGGCGGCCCCTGCCGGTACCCCTTCCTCCAACCCTGTCGCCGTGCGCCGGTTCGCGCTGCTCGTGGGCGTCAACGACGGCGGCCCCGGCCGCGCGAAGCTGCGCTACGCCGTCACCGACGCGAACGCCTTCGGCCAGGTGCTCGAGGAGCTCGGCGGCGTGCAGCGGCAGGACCGGATGATGCTGCTCGAAGGCGACCGCAAGGCGCTGGAGAGCGCGCTGGCCCGCTTCAAGGCGATGGTCGCCGCGGGCAAGACGCCGGGCGGGCGCACCGAGGCGCTCATCTACTACTCCGGCCACTCCGACGAGGAGGGGCTGCTTTTGCACCAGGACCGCTTCGGCTACCGCGAGCTGCGGCAGGCGCTGGAGCAGCTGCCCGCGGACGTGCGCATCGCCATCCTGGACTCGTGCGCCTCCGGCACGCTGGCGCGCTCGAAGGGCGGTGTGCGCCGTCCCGCGTTCCTGGTGGACACGTCCACGGCCGTGCGGGGCCACGCCATCCTGACCTCCTCTTCCGAGGACGAGGTGTCGCAGGAGTCGGACCGCATCGGCGGCTCGTTCTTCACGCACAACCTGGTGTCGGGGCTGCGCGGCGCGGCGGACGCCACGGGGGATGGCCGCGTCACGCTGCACGAGGCCTACCAGTTCGCCTTCCACGAGACGCTCGCGCGCACGGAGCGCACCCGCGCGGGCGCGCAGCATCCGGCCTATGACATCGAGCTGGCCGGCACGGGCGAGCTGGTGATGACGGACCTGCGCTCCACCTCCGCGGTGCTCGTCATGGACGAGAACGTGGAGGGGCGCCTGTTCATCCGCGACGAGCCCGGGCGCCTGGTGGTGGAGCTCAACAAGCTGGCGGGCCGCTCCACAGAACTGGGCCTGCAGCCGGGCCGCTACACGGTGACGCGCGAGTCGCGCGGCGCCAGCTCCCAGGCGGTGCTCACGGTGGGCGACGCCGGGCGCACCGTGCTGGCCCACACGGCCTTCGTGGCGATGCAGGGCGAGATGACGGCGATGCGCGGAGGCGGCGCGCCGATGGCCAGCGCGCAGGGGCCGATGGTCGAGCCCGTGGCGCGCCGAAACTACCGCTTCATCAACCTGGGCCTGGCCCCGAAGCTCCAGACGAACGACTTGTGGAGCGGCGAGGGGGAGATGGGCAACTCGCTCTCCGTCTCGCTGGGCGTGGCGACCATGGGACGGCTGGATGGCTTCGCGATGGCGCTGGGGGCGAACCTGAGCTCAGGCGAGCTCCACGGCGTGCAGACGGCCCTCGGCGGCAACGTGGTGCGCGACATCATGGAGGGCGCGCAGCTCTCCGTGGGCGGCAACTGGGTCAGTGGCAAGGCGGAGGGTCTGCAGGCCTCGGTGGGCCTCAACATGGCGAGCCAGGGTGGGCGCCTGGGTCAGCTCTCCGTGGGCGCCAACGTGTCGCGCGCGTCCCTGCAGGGGGTGCAGATGGCGGTGGGCAGCAGCTGGGTGAACGGCGACATGGACGGCTTCCAGGCCGCGGTGGGCCTGAGCTGGGTCTCCGGCGCGATGCGGGGCGTGCAGATGTCCGTGGGCACCAGCCGGGTCAGCTCCATCCAGGGTGCGCAGGTGTCGCTGCTCAACGTGGGGGGCGACGTGAGGGGCGCGCAGGTGGGCCTGGTCAACATCGCGGGGAAGATGAACGGCCTGCAGCTGGGCATCATCAACGTGGCCAACAACCTGGAGTCCGGTGTGCCGGTGGGCCTGCTCAACATCGTGCGCAACGGCCAGTTCCACGTGGAGGCCTACGGCAACGACTTCAACTACGCCAACCTCGCGCTCAAGGTGGGCAGCCGCTACCTCTACACGACGCTGGTGGTGGGCATGGGCGCGGTGCCGGACCACCGGGGCCCCAGCCACTGGACGACGGGCGTGGGCCTGGGCGGCCACGTGCCGCTGACCGAGCGCCTGTACTTCGACGTGGACGTGGTGTCGAACACCCTCCACGAGTGGGGCGGAGCGCTCGCGGACAACCGGATGCTGCACCAGGGGCGGCTGATGGTGGGCTACGCGTTCGCCCCGCGCTTCGCCGTCTTCGCGGGCCCGACGTTCAACGTCCTGCACGCCACCGACGGCGAGCCGGTGACGGCGCTCAGCCGGTTCTCCAAGTCGTCGGACCGCGACGTCCTGATGTGGACCGGTGTCCAGGCGGGTCTGCGTCTCTGA
- a CDS encoding tetratricopeptide repeat protein, translating into MSKLLFAAFNEGSSLSMSGHHEAAISAFDKVLAVDPKHFPALTGRGSSLAQLGRAEEALRCFERAIEVDPSAADPHRQAALCQLELGEPEAAAQLMGRATQLNPEPRYREAAAIEVYELGNALLTRGSRRPDKARYRLARYTFELALELSPAYVEAAKALADVWENLGDTTQRDHYAQMALRLRPASN; encoded by the coding sequence ATGTCCAAGTTGCTGTTCGCGGCGTTCAACGAGGGCTCCAGCCTCTCGATGTCTGGCCACCACGAGGCCGCGATCTCCGCCTTCGACAAGGTCCTCGCCGTGGACCCGAAGCACTTCCCGGCCCTGACGGGGCGGGGTTCGTCCCTGGCGCAGCTCGGCCGCGCGGAAGAGGCCCTGCGCTGCTTCGAGCGCGCCATCGAGGTGGACCCGTCCGCCGCGGACCCTCATCGCCAGGCCGCCCTGTGTCAGCTCGAGCTCGGAGAGCCCGAGGCCGCCGCCCAGCTGATGGGCCGCGCCACCCAGCTCAACCCGGAGCCCCGCTACCGCGAGGCCGCCGCCATCGAGGTCTACGAGCTGGGCAACGCGCTGCTCACCCGTGGCTCCCGGCGTCCCGACAAGGCGCGGTACCGGTTGGCCCGCTACACCTTCGAACTCGCCCTGGAGTTGTCTCCCGCGTACGTCGAGGCCGCCAAGGCCCTGGCCGACGTCTGGGAGAACCTGGGAGATACCACCCAGCGGGACCATTACGCGCAGATGGCCTTGCGGCTGCGGCCCGCGAGCAACTGA
- a CDS encoding 3-deoxy-7-phosphoheptulonate synthase, protein MIVMLEPDSPESVVSAVLQTAAQYKGVTPRPHVIEGAEFTVTEVYLLGSTAQVPTEVFEQIPGVRQVVRVSQKYRVIGRHKGQRTSTGFEYNGVTFDERSVQLFAGLCAVDTKENVETMMAALARHDIRTTRMGAYKPRTNPYEFQGLGAACLPWVFESAGKHGIKVVAMEVTHPRHIDEIRDALERSGNATGAMLQVGTRNAQNFELLKSIGQQRVFPVLFKRGMGITLEESLNACEYIASEGNPKIVFCLRGVKTHLGDPHRNMVDFAHVPVVRRLTRMPVCVDPSHAIGRADLPPDGLPDIFHAIGQGLIAGASMVLVDFHPQPEAALCDGPQALRMEQLGALQRYTQIIREAYQSAVKNGDGLTA, encoded by the coding sequence ATGATCGTCATGCTCGAGCCGGACTCACCCGAGTCCGTGGTGTCCGCCGTCCTCCAAACCGCCGCCCAGTACAAGGGGGTGACGCCGCGTCCTCACGTCATCGAGGGCGCGGAGTTCACGGTGACGGAGGTGTACCTGCTGGGCTCCACGGCCCAGGTGCCGACGGAGGTCTTCGAGCAGATTCCGGGCGTGCGGCAGGTGGTGCGCGTGTCGCAGAAGTACCGCGTCATCGGCCGGCACAAGGGCCAGCGCACGTCGACGGGCTTCGAGTACAACGGCGTGACGTTCGATGAGCGCTCGGTGCAGCTGTTCGCGGGCCTGTGCGCGGTGGACACGAAGGAGAACGTGGAGACGATGATGGCGGCGCTCGCGCGCCACGACATCCGCACCACGCGCATGGGGGCGTACAAGCCGCGCACCAACCCGTACGAGTTCCAGGGCCTGGGCGCCGCGTGCCTGCCGTGGGTGTTCGAGTCCGCGGGGAAGCACGGCATCAAGGTGGTCGCGATGGAGGTGACGCATCCGCGCCACATCGACGAGATTCGCGACGCGCTGGAGCGCTCGGGCAACGCCACGGGGGCCATGCTCCAGGTGGGCACGCGCAACGCGCAGAACTTCGAGCTGCTCAAGTCCATCGGTCAGCAGCGCGTGTTCCCGGTGCTCTTCAAGCGCGGCATGGGCATCACGTTGGAGGAGTCCCTCAACGCGTGCGAGTACATCGCGAGCGAGGGCAACCCGAAGATTGTCTTCTGCCTGCGCGGCGTGAAGACGCACCTGGGCGACCCGCACCGCAACATGGTGGACTTCGCGCACGTGCCCGTGGTGCGGCGGCTCACGCGCATGCCCGTGTGCGTGGACCCGTCGCACGCCATCGGCCGCGCGGACCTGCCGCCGGACGGTCTGCCGGACATCTTCCACGCGATTGGACAGGGGCTCATCGCGGGCGCGTCCATGGTGCTGGTGGACTTCCACCCGCAGCCCGAGGCCGCGCTGTGCGACGGCCCGCAGGCGCTGCGCATGGAGCAGCTCGGCGCGCTCCAGCGCTACACGCAGATCATCCGCGAGGCGTACCAGTCCGCCGTGAAGAACGGCGATGGACTGACGGCCTGA
- the pheA gene encoding prephenate dehydratase produces MDELSTFEVRVAFQGEAGAYGEEALRVLYGPDVEAVPYPTFRAVFEAVAEGHVDSGVIPVESSLGGPVAENVDLLLEHDLPISGELSLRIHHCLVAPPGLALKDVEQVLSHPQALAQCAGYLRRRGLRPVPEMNTAIAARRLSREALPRTAAIASSLAAELYGLVVLEDGVEDSSDNYTRFITLGQDPEYSWKRRKTALALTVPNEPGALYRVLGAFSARGLDVSRLESRPQRRAWEYVWCLDVEGALEEARVREAVQAAQAACITLRVLGSYGAA; encoded by the coding sequence ATGGATGAGTTGTCGACTTTCGAGGTTCGTGTCGCGTTCCAAGGAGAGGCGGGCGCGTACGGGGAAGAGGCCCTGCGCGTGTTGTATGGACCGGACGTCGAGGCGGTCCCCTACCCCACCTTCCGCGCCGTGTTCGAGGCCGTGGCAGAGGGCCACGTGGACAGCGGCGTGATTCCGGTGGAGAGCTCGCTGGGCGGGCCCGTGGCGGAGAACGTGGACCTGCTGCTGGAGCATGACCTGCCCATCTCCGGCGAGCTGTCGCTGCGCATCCACCACTGTCTCGTCGCGCCTCCAGGGCTCGCGCTGAAGGACGTGGAGCAGGTGCTGTCGCATCCCCAGGCGCTGGCGCAGTGCGCGGGTTATCTGCGGCGACGAGGGCTGCGGCCCGTGCCCGAGATGAACACCGCCATCGCGGCGCGCAGACTCTCGCGCGAGGCGCTCCCGCGCACGGCGGCCATCGCCAGCAGCCTGGCGGCGGAGCTGTATGGGCTGGTGGTGCTCGAGGATGGCGTGGAGGACTCGTCGGACAACTACACGCGCTTCATCACGCTGGGCCAGGATCCCGAATATTCGTGGAAGCGGCGCAAGACGGCGCTCGCCCTCACGGTGCCGAACGAGCCCGGCGCGCTGTACCGCGTGCTGGGCGCGTTCTCCGCGCGCGGGCTGGACGTGTCCCGACTGGAGTCGCGTCCCCAGCGCCGCGCGTGGGAGTACGTCTGGTGCCTCGACGTAGAAGGGGCGCTGGAGGAGGCGCGCGTGCGCGAGGCGGTGCAGGCGGCCCAGGCGGCGTGCATCACGCTGCGCGTGCTCGGCAGCTACGGAGCCGCCTGA
- a CDS encoding bifunctional chorismate mutase/prephenate dehydratase, producing MSTSPDLDALRIAIENLDEEILDALRRRMDLADDVARSKLATAAPFRDQRREDLLLRRIRARASEHGLDPHETERIWRLVIDMSVARQQALVTRLDTTPLRVGYPGIEGSYSHLAARRRYTGRSGGVLLTGFDHAREVVEAVRRGEQDLALMPIENTTAGSMNETYDLLAEGGVVITAELVSQVDHRLLGLPGAKLEALREVISHPQALAQCEAYLREKLPWVRAVPDADTGGAAQKVRERNDATVAAIASETAAQRFGLEVLARELQPEFDYTRFVEVGREPTPLAPGVPCKTSLLMVLEHKPGTLGEMLQRLTLRGVNLSKLESRPIPGRPWQYRFYVDVEGHAASAPLTAALEDIRPLTSFLRVLGTYARAEGSHG from the coding sequence ATGAGCACCTCGCCGGACCTGGACGCGCTGCGCATCGCCATCGAGAACCTGGACGAGGAGATTCTCGACGCGCTCCGCCGTCGCATGGACCTGGCGGACGACGTGGCGCGCTCCAAGCTGGCCACCGCGGCGCCGTTTCGAGATCAACGTCGCGAGGACCTGCTCCTGCGCCGCATCCGCGCGCGCGCGTCCGAGCACGGGTTGGACCCGCACGAGACGGAGCGCATCTGGCGGCTGGTCATCGACATGTCGGTGGCGCGGCAGCAGGCGCTCGTCACGCGGTTGGACACCACGCCGCTGCGCGTGGGCTATCCAGGCATCGAGGGCTCCTACAGCCACCTGGCCGCGCGCAGGCGCTACACGGGCCGCTCCGGAGGGGTGCTGCTCACCGGGTTCGACCATGCGCGCGAGGTGGTGGAGGCGGTGCGGCGCGGCGAGCAGGACCTGGCGCTGATGCCCATCGAGAACACCACCGCCGGCAGCATGAATGAGACGTACGACTTGCTCGCCGAGGGCGGCGTGGTCATCACCGCGGAGCTGGTGAGCCAGGTGGACCACCGGCTGCTGGGGCTGCCGGGCGCGAAGCTGGAGGCGCTGCGCGAGGTCATCTCGCATCCGCAGGCGCTGGCGCAGTGTGAGGCGTACTTGCGCGAGAAGCTGCCCTGGGTGCGGGCGGTGCCGGATGCGGATACGGGTGGCGCGGCGCAGAAGGTGCGTGAGCGCAATGATGCCACGGTGGCCGCCATCGCCAGTGAGACGGCCGCGCAGCGCTTCGGCCTGGAGGTCCTGGCGCGCGAGCTCCAGCCGGAGTTCGACTACACGCGCTTCGTGGAGGTGGGCCGCGAGCCCACGCCGCTGGCCCCGGGCGTGCCGTGCAAGACGTCACTGCTGATGGTGCTCGAACACAAGCCCGGCACGCTGGGCGAGATGCTCCAGCGCCTCACGCTGCGTGGGGTGAACCTGAGCAAGTTGGAGTCGCGTCCCATTCCGGGTCGGCCGTGGCAGTACCGGTTCTATGTCGACGTGGAGGGCCACGCGGCCTCCGCGCCGCTGACGGCCGCGCTGGAGGACATCCGGCCGCTGACCTCCTTCCTGCGCGTGCTGGGCACGTATGCCCGGGCCGAGGGAAGCCATGGATGA
- a CDS encoding GNAT family N-acetyltransferase: MSSSEIRRIPAAETRGLRRAVLRPHQPPEAVVYPGDDDPDTVHLGLYSDGRLLGVASIYREPPPYALKAITAWRLRGMAVEHGRQGQGLGAALLKACMEHAVTQRGTQVWCNARSTASGFYRSLGFTAHGEQFEMPGIGPHHLMSRELREPAR; the protein is encoded by the coding sequence GTGAGCTCCTCCGAAATCCGACGGATTCCCGCCGCGGAGACCCGTGGCCTGCGCCGCGCCGTGCTTCGCCCCCACCAGCCTCCCGAGGCCGTTGTCTATCCTGGAGATGACGACCCGGACACCGTGCACCTGGGCCTGTACTCGGACGGCCGCCTGCTCGGGGTGGCCTCCATCTATCGGGAGCCGCCACCTTACGCGCTGAAGGCCATCACCGCGTGGCGCCTGCGGGGCATGGCCGTGGAGCACGGACGCCAGGGACAGGGCCTGGGCGCGGCCCTGTTGAAGGCGTGTATGGAGCACGCCGTGACGCAGAGGGGCACGCAGGTGTGGTGCAACGCGCGGTCGACCGCCTCGGGCTTCTATCGCTCGCTCGGCTTCACCGCGCATGGAGAGCAGTTCGAGATGCCCGGCATCGGGCCTCATCACCTCATGTCCCGCGAGCTGAGGGAGCCGGCGCGATGA
- a CDS encoding RNA polymerase sigma factor gives MKGTAILEEPGTPARTTVALGFESLLEAEQAGLLRLARRLVWDAEEARDVVQATLADAYEKRHGLKDPKAGPAWLRRILVSRAMSHLRRRRVWNVLREALDGGTPLELSPEERFVGAERWRALGRAVRALPSQQATAFSLRYLEGLELDAVAEDMGIERGTVRIHLYRALKKLKAERALEGETP, from the coding sequence GTGAAGGGTACCGCCATCCTAGAGGAGCCCGGAACTCCAGCGCGCACCACCGTCGCGCTCGGGTTCGAGTCGCTCCTGGAGGCGGAGCAGGCCGGTTTGCTGCGCCTGGCCCGGCGGTTGGTCTGGGACGCGGAGGAGGCGAGGGACGTGGTGCAGGCAACCCTGGCTGATGCCTACGAGAAGCGCCACGGCTTGAAGGACCCGAAGGCGGGGCCCGCGTGGCTGCGGCGCATCCTGGTGTCCCGCGCGATGAGCCACCTGCGCAGGCGGCGCGTGTGGAACGTGCTGCGTGAGGCGTTGGACGGGGGCACGCCCCTGGAGCTGTCACCGGAGGAGCGCTTCGTCGGCGCCGAGCGCTGGCGGGCCCTGGGCAGAGCGGTGCGTGCGCTCCCGTCGCAGCAGGCCACGGCCTTCAGCCTGCGCTACCTGGAGGGACTCGAGTTGGACGCTGTCGCGGAGGACATGGGCATCGAGCGGGGCACCGTCCGCATCCACCTGTATCGCGCGCTCAAGAAGCTCAAGGCCGAGCGGGCCCTCGAAGGAGAAACGCCATGA